In Solanum pennellii chromosome 3, SPENNV200, a single window of DNA contains:
- the LOC107012461 gene encoding protein NUCLEAR FUSION DEFECTIVE 2 has product MCYLRQFICFILLAFALYTSLQAEVQAQENLSLTTRPTSPFSIALETLQNQIQYTFQDVELLRRALTHASYSGENNRALSVLGEKVIEGSVSLQLLSKDIDISPKDLNRVIMDLSSNVVTSCVADGGRLGLQKIIRVSRKTNSSAPAVVCGAFRAMFGAIAIDKSSLDSAGKVFLTIHGKGMEKAMAM; this is encoded by the exons ATGTGCTATCTCCGGCAATTCATTTGCTTCATCTTACTTGCTTTCGCTCTCTACACTTCTCTTCAG GCTGAGGTTCAGGCTCAGGAAAATCTCTCCTTAACAACCAGACCCACTTCCCCTTTCTCGATCGCTCTCGAAACCCTTCAAAATCAAATCCA GTACACATTTCAGGATGTGGAGTTACTACGACGTGCTCTGACGCATGCATCATACTCAGGAGAGAACAACAGAGCTTTGAGCGTTTTGGGGGAGAAGGTAATTGAAGGTTCGGTTTCTCTGCAATTGCTTAGCAAGGATATCGATATATCACCCAAGGATCTCAACCGGGTTATTATGGATCTGTCTTCCAATGTGGTAACATCATGCGTTGCTGACGGAGGGCGCTTAGGTTTGCAGAAGATAATCAGGGTTTCTAGGAAGACCAATTCGTCGGCTCCTGCAGTGGTTTGTGGTGCTTTCAGGGCAATGTTCGGAGCTATTGCGATTGACAAGAGTAGCTTGGACAGTGCGGGGAAGGTATTCTTGACAATTCATGGGAAAGGCATGGAGAAAGCTATGGCAATGTAA
- the LOC107012589 gene encoding probable cyclic nucleotide-gated ion channel 16, translating into MNSLLGHLNRFKNSLIYDQQKPFWKQIHDPNGEFVSRWNHIFLFTSFVGLFVDPLFLLLPIIIDNCMGTDNVLGYAIIVFRLMVDCFACFQIYLKFRTAFVSKKTRVFGKGELVMDRRLIAIRYLKNAFVIDVAAALPLPQIVIWFIMPLNGSSPSHANHSISLIIMLQYVPRFLVIFPLNSKIIKNTGVVAKTAWSGAGYNLLLYLLASHVLGAIWYLMSIERHFSCWTDECVKKKKGSPDCNHDYLDCSSLNKPGRQEWSETTEVFDRCDATRDITFEFGMFGDANTERVTSASFFDRYFYCLWWGLKSLSSYAQSITTSTNIVETLLSSLICLLGLVFFALLIGNMQSYLQSMTARLEQWRIKRRDTEEWMRHRQLPEDLQDRVRRFVQYKWLATRGVEEEEILLSLPLDLRRQIQRHLCLALVRRVPFFSQMDDQLLDAICECLVSSLNTKDTFIVREGDPVNEMLFIIRGQLESSTTNGGRSGFFNSIVLNPGDFCGEELLTWALVPNPNLNLPSSTRTVRCLTEVEAFALRAEKLKFVANQFRRLHSKKLQHAFRYYSHQWRTWGACYIQAAWRRHRRKILGEELSREESLYYRGGMDQDDNYGREYPEAGGNASDQATESSTQQLGVLASRFAANTRRGKAGRVDSGESSLRMPKLFKPDEPDFSHDPSS; encoded by the exons ATGAATTCTCTCCTAGGCCATCTCAACCGCTTCAAGAATTCCCTGATTTACGACCAGCAAAAGCCCTTTTGGAAGCAGATTCATGATCCAAATGGCGAATTTGTTAGCAGATGGAATCACATTTTCCTCTTCACTTCCTTCGTCGGTCTCTTTGTGGATCCTCTCTTTTTGTTGCTTCCTATTATTATCGATAACTGTATGGGCACCGACAATGTATTGGGTTACGCCATAATAGTATTTCGCCTAATGGTTGATTGCTTCGCCTGCTTTCAAATCTATTTGAAATTCCGTACAGCTTTCGTTTCCAAAAAAACTCGGGTTTTTGGCAAGGGTGAGCTGGTGATGGATCGACGATTGATCGCTATTCGTTACTTAAAAAACGCCTTTGTCATTGATGTTGCTGCTGCCCTCCCTCTCCCACAA ATTGTTATTTGGTTTATAATGCCATTGAATGGCTCATCACCCTCTCATGCTAATCATTCCATCTCTTTGATCATTATGCTTCAGTATGTGCCGagatttttggtcattttcccCTTAAATTCAAAGATTATTAAGAATACAGGTGTTGTTGCAAAGACAGCTTGGTCTGGTGCCGGATACAATCTTCTCTTATATTTGCTAGCAAGTCAT GTTTTAGGAGCTATATGGTATCTGATGTCTATTGAGAGGCACTTTTCATGCTGGACGGATGAGTgcgtgaagaagaaaaagggttCTCCCGATTGTAATCATGACTACCTTGATTGCTCATCACTTAATAAACCTGGGCGTCAGGAGTGGTCAGAAACCACTGAGGTATTCGACCGCTGCGATGCTACGCGCGATATAACATTTGAGTTTGGAATGTTTGGTGATGCAAATACTGAAAGAGTTACATCTGCTAGCTTCTTTGATCGATATTTTTACTGCCTATGGTGGGGTTTAAAGAGCTTAAG TTCATATGCACAAAGTATTACTACCAGCACTAACATTGTTGAGACGCTCCTTTCTAGTCTTATTTGTCTTCTGGGTTTGGTCTTCTTTGCACTGCTGATAGGCAACATGCAG AGCTATCTACAATCCATGACAGCAAGACTTGAACAATGGAGAATTAAAAGAAGGGACACTGAGGAGTGGATGAGGCACCGTCAGCTACCTGAAGATCTGCAGGATCGTGTTCGTCGATTTGTTCAATATAAATGGTTAGCTACAAGAGGTGTAGAGGAAGAAGAAATTTTACTTTCCTTACCCTTGGATTTAAGGCGTCAGATTCAAAGGCACCTCTGCCTGGCACTTGTTCGTCGT GTCCCTTTCTTCTCCCAGATGGATGATCAACTTTTGGATGCAATATGTGAATGCCTTGTTTCATCATTGAACACGAAAGACACGTTTATTGTTCGTGAAGGAGATCCAGTAAATGAGATGCTTTTCATAATTAGAGGTCAACTTGAGAGTTCAACAACCAATGGAGGAAGGTCAGGGTTCTTCAACTCCATTGTGCTAAATCCGGGTGATTTTTGTGGTGAAGAATTGCTAACATGGGCCTTGGTGCCCAACCCAAATCTTAATCTTCCATCTTCAACTCGAACAGTGAGATGCCTTACAGAAGTTGAAGCATTTGCACTTAGAGCTGAAAAGCTCAAGTTTGTCGCAAACCAGTTCAGACGCCTCCATAGTAAGAAACTACAACATGCATTTCGGTACTACTCACACCAATGGAGGACATGGGGAGCTTGCTACATACAAGCTGCATGGAGACGCCATAGGAGGAAAATACTAGGGGAAGAATTATCAAGAGAAGAGAGCTTGTACTACAGGGGAGGGATGGACCAAGATGACAATTATGGTCGTGAATATCCAGAAGCTGGTGGTAATGCTTCGGATCAGGCAACAGAAAGCAGTACTCAGCAACTTGGAGTATTGGCATCAAGATTTGCTGCTAATACCAGAAGAGGCAAGGCGGGACGTGTGGACTCTGGTGAATCCAGCTTACGTATGCCTAAACTTTTTAAGCCTGACGAGCCTGATTTTTCTCATGATCCTAGTAGTTGA